From the Kribbella sp. CA-293567 genome, the window GTGGTGGCGACCCGGATGGATCGGTCGTGTTCTTTCTGCACGGGTGCCCGGACACCCGGCACGCGGCGTACGCCGGGGAGGCTGCGGCCCGGCGTACGGGGGTGCGGTTGGTGGCGGTCAATCGACCGGGGTACGGGTTGTCCGACGAGGCTGCATCGGATCACCTGTCGGTGGCCGGCGACGTGGCGGCGGTGGCCGATCTGCTGGGGGTGGCGCGGTACGGCGTACTGGGGATGTCTCTTGGTGGGCCGTACGCGTTGGCGTGCGCGGTCCGCGATCCGTCGCGGGTGACAGCCGTGCAGGTGGTGGCGAGTCCGGGCGAGGTGCCTGCGCTGGTCCCGCCGTACCACCGAGATGGTCTCAGCGTGGAGCAGCAGGAGTTCTACGAGTTGTTGGCACGGACGCCGGTGGAGGAGGCGATCGAGCTGATGCGGCCGGAGTTCGAGACGTACGTCGGGAAGCTGGCGCTGGACTCGGACGATGAAGAAGTGGCGCGACGGTTCGTTGCCGGGCTGGACGCGCTCGATGCCGAGGTCGCCGCCCGGCAGCCGGTCGCCGAGCTCGCCGCGTCGATCCGAGAGGCGCTGACCACCAGCAGCGGCTACCTCCGCGACGCCGCGATCGCCTTCAGACCTTGGCTCTTCCGCCCGGAGAAGATCAACTGCCCGACCACCCTCTGGTACGGCGAACACGACACCAACGCCTCGATCCGCAACGGCGAGTGGCTCGCCGGCCGAATCCCAGGCGCTGAGCTGCTCCGCCGGCCAGGGGACGGCCACCTCGGCAGCCTTCACAACCACTGGGACGAAATACTCAGGGGGTTCTGAGGAGCCGGGTGGATTCCTGGACCGGGGTCAGGGGTTTACCGGTTTCGTACCAGCTGACGAGGTTGTCGACGACCAGTTGGCCCATGGCGTCGCGGGTGGGGACGGAGGCCGAGCCGACGTGTGGGAGCAGGACCGCGTTGCCGAGGTCCAGGAGGCCGGGGTGGACCTCGGGTTCGTGTTCGAAGACGTCGAGGCCGGCGCTGAGGATGGTGTTGGTACGCAGGGCTTCTACCAGGGCTTCTTCGTCGACGACGGTGCCGCGCGCGACGTTGATCAGGATGCCGTCGGTGCCCAGCGCCTTCAGGACCTGGGCATCCACGAGGTGGCGGGTCTCGTCGCCGCCGGGGATGACGATCATCAGGATGTCGACGGCGGCGGCCAGTTCGAGCAGGGTCGAGTAGTAGCTGTAGGCAACATCTTTGCGATGGCGGTTGTGGTAGGCGATCGAGATGCCGAACGCCTGCGCGCGCCGGGCGATCGCCTCGCCGATCCGGCCGAGGCCGAGGATGCCCATCGTGCGGCCGCTCAGGGTGGCCTTGGTCAACGGGTAGGAGCGTTCGGTCCAGGCGCCGGCGCGGAGGTGGCGTTCGGCGCGGGAGAGTTCGCGGGCCGTCATCAGCAGCAGACCCATCGCGGTGTCGGCAACCTCGTCGTCCAGTACGCCGGGAGTGTTGGTGACGATCACGCCGCGCTCGGCCGCCACCGTCGCGTCGATCTTGTCGTAGCCGACCCCGAAGCTGGCGACCAGTCGCAGGGCCGGCAACCGGTCGAGGAACGGACCGTCGATCTCCGCGCCGCCGGTCGCGACGGCGGTGATCTCCTTCGCCCGCTCCGCCAGTACGGCGTCCGGATCGCCGGCCTCCCAGAGCCGGATCACCTCGAAGTGCTCCGCGAGGCCGGTCTGCACGACCTCGTTCATCGGGCCGGTGATCAGAACGGTCGGACGTGACATCGCTGCTCCCGTGCGGTCGAGGACTCACCCAACCCTATTTCGCCGCCGCCGAGCAGTTCGAACGAGGTTCGGTAGAGGACAGCTGCTGGCCGCTACCTTCGCCAGGCTGGGTCTCATGACGGAGAACAGAACAGCCAGCCTGCACGCGTACTTCGGGTATCGGGACGCGGTCGCCGCGTTGCGCTGGCTCGAGGACGCCTTCGGGTTCGAGACCACGATGCAGTTTCCCGACGACAAGGGCGGGATCATGCATGCCGAACTGCGCCGCGGCGACGCGGCCATCACCCTTTTCACCGACGAGGAGGGCTACGGCAAGCTGCCGCGCAAGGGTGACAGCGTCGGCCACGGGCTGTACCTCGCGCTCGGCTCGGAGGCCGAGGTCGACGAGGTGTACGTGACCGCCACCAAGCATGGCGCCGAGTCGGTGTGGACTCCGGCCGACACCGAGTGGGGCAACTACCGCTGCCGGGTCGCCGACCCCGAAGGCTACGAATGGACTTTCGGCACCCACGTCCCGGGGCAACCGACCGGCGACTGGTCGTAGGAGTAGTCCCTCGAACGATGACCGGGATCGCTGATCTGCAACGGGTTTGCTGACTTCTTCACTGACTGCGCAAAGGGAGTTTCAAAGACTGGGCGACGGGCTGTGCGTTACGGGCTGAGACGAGTAGGTTACTCGGCATGCCCGCCACCAGTCCGTTGTACGCGTTGTACGTCCGCCGTCTTCGATCCCAGCTGGCCGGCCGGGAGTTGCCGGCCCACATCGGCGTGGTGACGGACGGGAACCGGCGGTGGGCACGCGGCAAGGGGCACAGCAATCCGAGTGTCGGGCACCGGCGGGGAGCCGAGCACATCGAGAACCTGCTCGGCTGGTGCGAGACCGCCGGCGTACCGCACGTCACCGTGTTCCTCTGCTCCACCGAGAACCTGGCCAAACGCGACGACGCCGAGGTCGCCTATCTGATGGAGGTCGTCGAGGAGATCGTGGCCGGGCGGCTCGCGCAGCCGGGTGGCCGGTGGCAGGTGCACATCGCCGGGTTGCTCGACCTGCTGCCGGACAGTACGGCGCACGCGCTGAAGAACGCGGTCGACGCGACCAAGGACGTCGCCACCGGAAACCACATCACCCTGGCGATCGGCTACGGCGGCCGGCAGGAAGTGGTGGAGGCGGTGCGCTCGCTGCTCGAATCGGAGGCGGATTCCGGCAACGATCTCAACGGCCTCGCCGAGACGCTGAACGCCGACGACATCACCAAGCACCTCTACAACGTGGGCCAGCCCGACCCCGACCTGATCATCCGCACCAGCGGCGAGCAACGGATGTCGAACTTCCTGCTCTGGCAGAGCGCCTACTCCGAGCTCTACTTCTGCGAGGCCTACTGGCCGGCTTTCCGTGAGGTCGACTTCCTCCGGGCCCTCCGCTCGTACGCCGACCGCCACCGCCGCCG encodes:
- a CDS encoding alpha/beta fold hydrolase, which translates into the protein MDDLLRLPDGRRAQYWSGGDPDGSVVFFLHGCPDTRHAAYAGEAAARRTGVRLVAVNRPGYGLSDEAASDHLSVAGDVAAVADLLGVARYGVLGMSLGGPYALACAVRDPSRVTAVQVVASPGEVPALVPPYHRDGLSVEQQEFYELLARTPVEEAIELMRPEFETYVGKLALDSDDEEVARRFVAGLDALDAEVAARQPVAELAASIREALTTSSGYLRDAAIAFRPWLFRPEKINCPTTLWYGEHDTNASIRNGEWLAGRIPGAELLRRPGDGHLGSLHNHWDEILRGF
- a CDS encoding 2-hydroxyacid dehydrogenase, with protein sequence MSRPTVLITGPMNEVVQTGLAEHFEVIRLWEAGDPDAVLAERAKEITAVATGGAEIDGPFLDRLPALRLVASFGVGYDKIDATVAAERGVIVTNTPGVLDDEVADTAMGLLLMTARELSRAERHLRAGAWTERSYPLTKATLSGRTMGILGLGRIGEAIARRAQAFGISIAYHNRHRKDVAYSYYSTLLELAAAVDILMIVIPGGDETRHLVDAQVLKALGTDGILINVARGTVVDEEALVEALRTNTILSAGLDVFEHEPEVHPGLLDLGNAVLLPHVGSASVPTRDAMGQLVVDNLVSWYETGKPLTPVQESTRLLRTP
- the uppS gene encoding polyprenyl diphosphate synthase, with product MPATSPLYALYVRRLRSQLAGRELPAHIGVVTDGNRRWARGKGHSNPSVGHRRGAEHIENLLGWCETAGVPHVTVFLCSTENLAKRDDAEVAYLMEVVEEIVAGRLAQPGGRWQVHIAGLLDLLPDSTAHALKNAVDATKDVATGNHITLAIGYGGRQEVVEAVRSLLESEADSGNDLNGLAETLNADDITKHLYNVGQPDPDLIIRTSGEQRMSNFLLWQSAYSELYFCEAYWPAFREVDFLRALRSYADRHRRRGA
- a CDS encoding VOC family protein, whose amino-acid sequence is MTENRTASLHAYFGYRDAVAALRWLEDAFGFETTMQFPDDKGGIMHAELRRGDAAITLFTDEEGYGKLPRKGDSVGHGLYLALGSEAEVDEVYVTATKHGAESVWTPADTEWGNYRCRVADPEGYEWTFGTHVPGQPTGDWS